Proteins from a single region of Rhipicephalus sanguineus isolate Rsan-2018 chromosome 5, BIME_Rsan_1.4, whole genome shotgun sequence:
- the LOC119393721 gene encoding uncharacterized protein LOC119393721, whose protein sequence is MPATESTDYDKVKVTLLQRFRLTAEGFRERFRGSKPNDSETGKQFASRLSGYLDRWIEMSGTEKSYEEIKALMVKEQFLSCCHPKLAIFLKERRLKTVEELADFSDQFTEAQDLRNLGKAKEEAPKSPGTDTTKQRSQENTHRPAPRCFICNRTGHRMVDCRFGGAMGKAQLVCQNCNRRGHSTEECRVRTQEKAACVVSPRQEWMAGNDVTNADNTEGDTVKENEIAKPVIGCGLSMPVVDGDIRGERISVLRDSGTNTVIVKRSLVKDEELTGEQTPVTLVDGTVRWLPEAIISVSTPYYSGAVAAKCVEEPLYDLILGNVPGVRQVDDPDPEWRATYETGQNTRRCGKPEETKERPPQENPKEGKSKETTEVKELEISNPLVSSAVQTRAATANREKTPKLKVPAADALKVTPAEVAKQQKEDGSLADCFKTVGEVQKRKRGRTTFVYLIRDNLLYRKCTFCTGREILQLVVPEGLRAAVMSLGHDAVMAGHQGAKSTTTRITEEFFWPGVQSDVKRYVKSCDICQRTIPKGRVGKAPLGSMPTIELPFQRVAIDVIGPISPSSRKGNRYVLTLVDMATRYPDAVALKTINTVEIAEALLEMFARYGVPKEILSDRGSNFTPDLMREINRLMSIQQLLTTPYHPMCNGLVERFNGTIKHMVKNMCQERPADWDRYLPALLFAYREVPQSSLGFSPFEMLYGRTVRGPLAILHELWTNQELEAELKTTYAYVLELRERLEETCKMAHENLDKARERYKKFYDRKAVDRQLKPGERALILLPSDRNKLTMQWKGPFPVTRKKNDVDYELQLNGNKKIFHINMLKKYEERSPPNNQKIACMVISEEEEVAEMPTCNLAKSMGSEKVIISPELNANKTSQVKALLGKYEEVFSDVPGKTTVVSCKIRLTTEQPVHVRQYPLPLSAQDPLETEVKEMLRMGIIERTESAYNSPLVAVRKADGSYRICVDFRRLNGILIPDAEPIPRTDVVFARVAHRKFFSKFDLAKGYWQIPIEEESKDKTAFSCASGLFQFRYMPFGLKTAAATFTKLMRRVLEGIEHVEHYIDDLLVATDTWEEHLQVLEKLFQRLRVANLTVKPTKCAVGFEAVSFLGHKIGMGHIATKDDILERIQAAEIPKTKKQVQSFLGLTGYYREFIPRYAEVAHPLVELTKKGAPNTVKWTAKEEAAFRQLKKRMEEPPVLLAPNVSKEFVLRTDASDNALGAVLMQEEKGVLHPVFYASKKLNACERNYSTIEKECLALVWAIKRFHIYLYGTHFTVQTDHQPLQYLVKSKLANSRLMRWSLVLQEYEFHIQYIKGKENVGADFMSRLA, encoded by the coding sequence ATGCCCGCGACGGAGTCGACGGACTATGATAAAGTGAAGGTCACCCTGCTACAGAGGTTTCGGTTAACGGCCGAGGGATTCCGAGAAAGGTTTCGAGGCAGCAAGCCCAATGATTCAGAGACAGGGAAACAGTTTGCATCCCGCTTGTCAGGTTATCTCGACCGATGGATCGAGATGTCAGGTACGGAGAAATCGTACGAAGAAATCAAAGCTCTAATGGTGAAGGAGCAGTTTTTGTCCTGCTGCCACCCGAAGTTGGCCATATTCCTAAAGGAGCGGAGGCTTAAGACAGTGGAGGAGTTGGCGGACTTCTCCGACCAGTTCACGGAAGCACAGGACCTGAGAAACCTGGGAAAAGCGAAAGAAGAGGCACCGAAATCGCCAGGTACCGATACGACGAAGCAGAGATCGCAGGAAAATACGCACAGACCGGCTCCTAGATGCTTTATTTGTAACAGAACAGGACACCGTATGGTAGATTGTCGGTTTGGAGGAGCAATGGGGAAGGCCCAGCTCGTTTGCCAGAATTGCAATAGGAGGGGTCACAGTACCGAAGAATGCAGGGTTAGGACCCAAGAAAAGGCTGCATGCGTCGTGAGCCCTAGGCAGGAATGGATGGCaggcaatgacgtcacaaatgcggACAATACTGAAGGTGACACGGTCAAAGAAAACGAAATTGCAAAGCCAGTGATCGGCTGTGGACTCAGCATGCCAGTGGTAGACGGAGATATTCGCGGGGAGCGTATCTCAGTTTTGAGGGACAGCGGAACGAATACCGTCATTGTAAAAAGAAGTCTCGTCAAGGATGAAGAGCTCACAGGTGAGCAAACGCCGGTGACGCTGGTTGACGGTACCGTGAGGTGGCTGCCCGAAGCCATCATAAGCGTGTCTACACCGTACTATTCAGGAGCAGTGGCGGCGAAGTGCGTGGAAGAGCCCTTGTACGACTTAATTCTTGGAAATGTCCCCGGCGTAAGACAGGTAGATGACCCAGATCCGGAATGGAGGGCGACATACGAAACCGGACAAAATACGCGGAGATGCGGGAAGCCGGAAGAAACGAAGGAACGGCCCCCTCAAGAAAACCCGAAGGAGGGAAAAAGTAAGGAGACAACAGAGGTTAAGGAGCTGGAAATAAGCAACCCCTTGGTTTCATCGGCGGTGCAAACTAGAGCGGCCACTGCGAACAGAGAAAAAACACCGAAGCTGAAGGTGCCGGCGGCGGATGCGCTGAAAGTTACACCTGCGGAGGTAGCAAAACAGCAGAAAGAGGACGGATCACTCGCCGACTGTTTCAAAACGGTGGgggaagttcagaagaggaagaggGGTCGAACAACGTTTGTGTACCTCATTCGAGATAACTTGTTGTACAGAAAGTGCACTTTTTGCACAGGGAGAGAAATTCTGCAACTTGTTGTACCGGAGGGTTTGAGAGCCGCTGTGATGAGTCTCGGGCATGACGCCGTCATGGCTGGACACCAAGGTGCGAAAAGTACAACGACCAGGATAACAGAAGAATTTTTCTGGCCTGGCGTGCAGAGCGACGTAAAACGTTACGTCAAATCTTGCGACATATGTCAACGAACTATACCGAAAGGACGAGTGGGAAAAGCGCCCCTCGGAAGCATGCCCACCATCGAACTCCCATTCCAGAGAGTAGCGATCGATGTCATCGGACCCATCTCCCCGTCATCGAGGAAAGGCAACCGCTACGTACTAACTTTGGTGGATATGGCCACTAGATACCCAGATGCCGTGGCTCTGAAGACTATCAATACTGTGGAGATTGCAGAGGCACTGCTGGAGATGTTCGCTCGGTATGGAGTTCCCAAGGAGATACTCAGCGACCGAGGGTCGAACTTTACACCAGACCTAATGAGGGAAATCAACCGGCTGATGTCCATTCAGCAACTGCTAACCACGCCTTACCACCCCATGTGTAACGGTTTGGTAGAAAGATTCAATGGGACTATTAAGCATATGGTGAAGAATATGTGTCAAGAAAGGCCCGCTGATTGGGACAGGTACCTACCTGCACTGTTATTTGCCTATCGAGAGGTCCCACAATCAAGCTTAGGATTTTCACCGTTCGAGATGTTATACGGCAGAACCGTGAGAGGGCCACTAGCCATTCTTCACGAACTTTGGACCAACCAAGAGCTCGAAGCTGAACTGAAGACAACGTATGCCTATGTGCTGGAACTTCGAGAGAGATTAGAGGAGACCTGCAAGATGGCGCATGAGAATCTGGATAAAGCCCGGGAAAGGTACAAGAAATTCTACGACCGCAAGGCGGTAGACAGACAGCTTAAGCCAGGAGAAAGAGCGCTTATCTTACTCCCAAGTGACAGAAACAAGCTGACCATGCAATGGAAAGGACCATTTCCGGTGACACGGAAGAAGAATGACGTCGACTACGAGCTACAGTTAAATGGAAACAAAAAGATTTTTCACATAAACATGCTGAAGAAATACGAAGAGAGAAGCCCCCCTAACAATCAGAAAATTGCCTGTATGGTAATCAGCGAAGAGGAAGAGGTCGCAGAAATGCCCACGTGCAACCTTGCAAAGAGCATGGGATCGGAGAAAGTGATTATCAGTCCCGAACTCAATGCCAACAAAACATCGCAAGTTAAAGCCCTCCTAGGAAAGTATGAAGAGGTCTTTTCTGATGTACCTGGCAAGACAACAGTTGTCAGTTGCAAAATACGGCTGACGACCGAACAGCCGGTACACGTCCGGCAGTATCCACTGCCCTTATCGGCTCAAGATCCACTCGAAACAGAAGTAAAGGAGATGCTCCGAATGGGGATCATAGAGCGTACAGAGTCCGCTTACAACTCGCCATTGGTGGCGGTGAGAAAGGCTGATGGCTCATACCGGATATGTGTGGACTTTAGGCGCCTAAACGGCATTCTAATCCCAGACGCAGAACCCATCCCGAGAACGGATGTTGTTTTCGCGCGAGTTGCACACAGGAAGTTCTTCTCAAAGTTCGACCTGGCCaaggggtattggcaaataccaaTCGAGGAGGAATCCAAAGACAAAACGGCGTTTTCCTGCGCGAGCGGATTGTTCCAGTTCAGATACATGCCGTTCGGACTCAAGACAGCGGCAGCGACGTTCACTAAGCTTATGAGGCGGGTTCTTGAAGGAATCGAACACGTGGAGCACTATATAGATGACCTTCTGGTGGCTACCGACACGTGGGAAGAGCACCTACAGGTCCTCGAGAAATTGTTTCAGAGACTTAGAGTGGCTAACTTGACAGTCAAGCCCACTAAATGCGCAGTCGGCTTCGAGGCAGtctcgtttctcggccacaagatCGGCATGGGTCACATTGCAACAAAAGACGATATCCTAGAAAGGATCCAAGCAGCAGAAATACCTAAAACAAAGAAGCAAGTGCAATCGTTTTTGGGTTTAACCGGATATTACCGGGAGTTCATCCCGCGATACGCAGAGGTAGCTCACCCGCTGGTGGAGCTAACTAAGAAAGGAGCCCCGAACACCGTTAAGTGGACAGCAAAGGAGGAGGCGGCATTTCGACAGCTAAAGAAGCGAATGGAAGAGCCGCCCGTCTTACTTGCACCGAACGTGAGCAAGGAGTTTGTCCTGCGTACGGACGCCTCAGACAACGCTCTAGGAGCTGTACTTATGCAGGAAGAGAAGGGAGTGCTGCATCCAGTTTTCTATGCAAGCAAAAAACTGAACGCATGCGAGAGGAACTACTCCACCATAGAGAAAGAATGCTTGGCTCTCGTGTGGGCGATTAAAAGATTTCACATATACCTGTACGGCACGCACTTCACCGTGCAAACCGATCATCAGCCGCTACAGTATTTAGTCAAGAGCAAATTGGCGAACAGCCGCCTGATGAGATGGAGCTTGGTGCTCCAGGAGTACGAATTCCACATCCAGTATATCAAAGGCAAGGAAAACGTAGGAGCTGACTTCATGAGCAGGCTAGCCTAA